A genomic window from Triplophysa dalaica isolate WHDGS20190420 chromosome 24, ASM1584641v1, whole genome shotgun sequence includes:
- the fam185a gene encoding protein FAM185A gives MLICAIQHRLRHCVRMGSAQRCSRHFKRALTSPAFRLFSYSPSVNTPVKQWDLSVNPFTKIKCHLGCNISIKPLDPHVFPEADRAFIDVRATNRDLDLDTFHVHYDPRSNELQIVSHDENNSDVSVELTAPIKCDLHIKTKNKGNVKIQRMESDLCHLHTEKGHCILQAVKGHEILVHSTGGNVTGLNTIHGNVEIRAAGDSNVDIMKIQGTTMNLSTVHGMLKVKAIYAESTTVSTSSGNVQIGHIHGEADIQSETGNVVIDSSSGSLKVLTAAGNIDAYVGHDGTAELHAYQGTVSVRVPSTIKTGVQLCGTSVDISSEIACQETEHTSSDGKAAVTAHMNGDMYEERWIKATADKGPVSLKSQSWFETLRLGAEN, from the exons ATGTTAATTTGTGCCATTCAGCACCGGTTACGTCACTGTGTTCGAATGGGCTCAGCGCAGAGATGTTCACGACATTTCAAGAGGGCTTTGACGTCTCCAGCTTTCCGCTTGTTTTCATACTCTCCCTCAGTGAATACACCTGTTAAGCAATGGGATTTATCAGTTAATCCTTTCACGAAGATCAAATGTCATTTAGGTTGTAACATATCTATTAAACCACTGGATCCGCATGTCTTTCCTGAGGCGGATCGGGCATTTATTGACGTGCGCGCGACAAACCGGGATCTCGATCTGGACACATTTCATGTTCATTATGATCCTCGAAGCAATGAACTTCAGATTGTATCTCATGATGAGAATAACAGTGACGTCTCTGTTGAACTGACAGCGCCTATTAAATGCG ATCTCcatatcaaaacaaagaacaagGGCAATGTGAAGATTCAAAGGATGGAGAGTGACCTCTGTCACTTGCACACAGAGAAAGGACACTGCATACTACAAGCTGTTAAG GGCCATGAAATTCTGGTTCACTCCACCGGAGGAAATGTTACCGGATTAAACACCATACATGGGAATGTAGAAATCAGAGCAGCTGGAGAcagt AATGTTGATATTATGAAAATCCAGGGAACTACTATGAATCTATCTACTGTACATGGGATGCTGAAGGTGAAGGCCATCTATGCTGAATCCACAACAGTGTCCACATCTTCTGGGAATGTCCAGATTGGACATATACATG GTGAAGCTGATATACAGAGTGAAACGGGAAACGTTGTTATTG ACAGTTCGAGTGGATCTTTGAAGGTGCTTACTGCTGCTGGAAACATTGATGCTTATGTAGGCCATGATGGCACAGCAGAACTTCACGCTTACCAAG GTactgtgagtgtgcgtgtgccCTCCACTATAAAGACCGGAGTACAGTTGTGCGGAACCTCTGTTGACATTAGTTCAGAGATTGCATGTCAAGAAACTGAACACACTTCATCCGATGGCAAGGCAGCAGTGACTG CTCATATGAATGGTGACATGTATGAAGAACGATGGATTAAAGCCACTGCCGATAAAGGTCCCGTCAGCCTGAAAAGCCAGAGCTGGTTTGAGACCCTCAGACTTGGAGCTGAGAACTAA
- the fbxl13 gene encoding dynein regulatory complex subunit 6 produces MTSLQDADSTLRAYFIKHSLPQIYKALLAGLCVSCPEDPLHFIEEKILEILENRDLEIYWAWKRYILKRKTEAARLLERMEEAERYHTRRKMRLSLLKWTAWVRYHKQNQNDAVEKLQKVQKSVYCRNTITAWRLTMQDAKRLKEYFKKLERDIQKSLSSEIQGDGQDRLSLLPNKLSLKIFQNLGVGDLLRCAQVCRSWKAITQVSSLWTEMNFSSESCWITDETVGRLLRAHRVYVTSVNLCGCAVLQWSSLRCISQCKNLQELNLSECPNVNDEIIKMILEGCHSLLHINLAFTDITNTTIQALSRCCLTLRSLNLAYCTNISDEGLQNLTTGKGCHRLIQLDLSGCSQITADGFSHVADACGSLQEIVLDDLPTLTDACVQALVSKCRTLTVISVLDSPYLSDVAFKAIAEVTSLTKFQIEGNNRIADSSWKALCRSSPKLSEVHACDCPRVTDNSLKFLGSLTKLHNLNISGCIKVTDTGIRYITDGPCAVKMRELDLSNCSRVTDLSLKKISQRCDSLIHLSVCFCDNLSDNGFEFLDKCASLIALDITGCKIHDQGLAALGSIHSLRKLTAIECAFITDNGIKVFCRQCRHLELLDVSHCVSLSDRAMKALSFFCKTIATVRIAGCFKMTDTAVKYLTRAGHFLRELDVSGCSLLTDHTPSFMMCSCPHLRSVNMLYCRNISKQAALKLRCHVQQWKHSDDDPPLTGTITSAQMEF; encoded by the exons ATGACTTCTTTACAAGATGCAGATTCAACATTAAGAGCCTACTTTATTAAGCATTCACTTCCTCAGATTTACAAG GCATTACTAGCTGGTTTATGTGTTTCATGCCCTGAAGATCCTTTGCACTTCATAGAGGAAAAGATTTTAGAAATTCTGGAAAATCGTGATCTTGAGATTTACTG GGCTTGGAAGAGGTatattttaaagagaaagacagaggcCGCCAGGCTCCTGGAGAGGATGGAGGAAGCTGAGCGATATCACACACGGAGAAAAATGAGATTGTCTCTCTTAAAGTGGACGGCATGGGTTCGGTATCACAAACAGAATCAGAATG ATGCGGTAGAGAAActacaaaaagtacaaaagtcTGTTTACTGCAGAAACACCATCACAGCTTGGCGTCTCACCATGCAAGATGCTAAAAGATTAAAGGAGTATTTTAAG aagCTAGAGAGAGATATTCAAAAAAGTCTGAGCTCAGAGATACAGGGTGATGGACAGGACAGACTATCACTGTTGCCAAACAAGCTCTCACTTAAG ATCTTTCAAAATCTGGGTGTGGGTGACCTCCTGAGATGTGCTCAGGTGTGTCGTTCCTGGAAAGCGATCACTCAGGTCAGCTCACTGTGGACTGAG ATGAACTTCTCCTCTGAGAGTTGCTGGATCACAGATGAGACTGTGGGGAGATTACTGCGCGCACATCGTGTCTATGTGACCTCTGTAAACTTGTGTGGTTGCGCTGTGTTGCAGTGGTCGAGTTTAAGATGCATCA GTCAATGCAAAAATCTACAGGAGCTCAATCTCAGTGAATGTCCGAATGTTAAT GATGAAATTATAAAGATGATTTTGGAGGGATGTCACTCTCTTCTCCATATTAATTTGGCCTTCACCGATATTACCAATACCACTATACAAGCCCTTTCAAG GTGCTGTCTGACACTGCGATCTCTGAATCTTGCATACTGCACAAACATCTCTGATGAAGGTCTGCAGAATCTCACCACAGGCAAAGGCTGCCATAGACTTATTCAACTAGATCTGTCTGGCTGTTCTCAG ATAACTGCAGATGGATTTTCACATGTTGCTGACGCTTGCGGCTCACTTCAGGAGATTGTGTTAGATGACCTGCCCACCCTGACTGATGCCTGTGTGCAG gCATTAGTGTCTAAATGTCGTACGCTGACAGTGATTTCCGTATTGGACTCGCCGTATCTCTCTGATGTGGCATTCAAAGCTATTGCAGAGGTGACCAGTCTCACCAAGTTCCAAATAGAAG GTAATAACCGAATAGCAGACAGCAGCTGGAAGGCACTGTGTAGGAGTTCTCCAAAACTCAGCGAGGTTCACGCGTGCGACTGTCCCCGCGTGACTGATAACAGCCTGAAGTTTTTAGGAAGTCTGACAAAACTACACAACCTAAACATCTCAGGCTGTATCAA GGTGACGGATACAGGAATCCGATACATTACTGATGGACCATGTGCGGTTAAAATGCGAGAGCTTGACCTTTCCAACTGCTCAAGAGTAACTGACCTGTCCCTCAAGAAAATATCTCAGAG ATGTGACAGTCTGATTCacctcagtgtgtgtttttgcgATAACTTGTCTGATAATGGGTTTGAGTTTTTGGACAAATGTGCTTCCCTTATTGCTCTGGACATCACAGGCTGTAAAATCCATGACCAG GGACTGGCAGCCCTGGGATCCATCCACAGTCTGAGAAAACTAACAGCAATTGAGTGTGCTTTCATCACAGATAATGGAATAAAG GTGTTTTGCAGACAGTGTCGTCATCTGGAGCTGTTGGATGTGAGCCACTGTGTGTCTCTGTCTGATCGGGCAATGAAAGctctttccttcttctgcaaaACTATTGCCACAGTCAGAATAGCTGGATGCTTTAAA ATGACTGATACAGCAGTGAAGTATCTCACAAGAGCGGGTCACTTCCTGAGAGAGCTGGATGTGAGTGGCTGTTCCCTCCTGACGGACCACACCCCTTCCTTTATGATGTGCAGCTGTCCACATCTCCGCTCAGTCAACATGCTTTACTGCAGGAACATCTCAAA GCAGGCCGCTTTGAAGTTGCGATGCCATGTCCAACAATGGAAACACAGTGATGACGACCCCCCGTTGACTGGAACCATAACTTCAGCTCAAATGGAATTTTGA
- the armc10 gene encoding LOW QUALITY PROTEIN: armadillo repeat-containing protein 10 (The sequence of the model RefSeq protein was modified relative to this genomic sequence to represent the inferred CDS: inserted 1 base in 1 codon) — protein MFKIRMGDDNVIARLGSVKALXGIVAGAGASYGIYKLVFGRVDGKANRLKSGKSVAVQPGSLMAKVAGFKVVSKTDHLDPSADTDSSDVHSRSAASLEPRHLSMLLSLLHSSPNPEERRNVLVTLGNAAAFTVNQDLLREFGGLHIIASFLSDPSPEIRVQTLNALNNLSMNVHNQEQLKVYIPSVMQLIEMSPVNSDLQLAALRILTNLSVTDNHQHLMKSSFTLLLSLLVVSNEVLQIQVLKVLVNLSSNPDLMDDIVQAQAPASLILVFDSSTSTSVLLRLLFFVGNLQAWRPSEQVAEALRRRQDSLYCVLLDGSSQLHRRLALLLSHPDEEVKAQVARLLT, from the exons ATGTTTAAAATCAGAATGGGAGATGACAATGTCATTGCCCGACTCGGCAGTGTGAAGGCTC TTGGGATTGTAGCAGGGGCTGGAGCTTCCTATGGCATTTATAAACTAGTGTTTGGTCGTGTAGATGGTAAAGCGAACAGATTAAAGTCTGGTAAAAGTGTTGCTGTACAACCTGGAAGTTTGATGGCTAAAGTGGCCGGATTTAAAGTTGTCAGCAAAACTGATCATTTGGATCCATCTGCAGATACGGACTCAA GTGATGTTCATTCAAGATCTGCTGCAAGCCTGGAACCAAGACATCTGAGTATGCTCCTCTCTTTGCTGCATAGCAGTCCAAACCCAGAAGAACGGCGAAACGTTCTTGTAACCTTAGGAAATGCTGCTGCTTTTACAGTAAACCAG GATCTTCTGCGAGAATTTGGAGGCCTTCATATTATAGCAAGCTTCCTTTCAGATCCTTCACCTGAGATTAGGGTACAGACTTTGAATGCGCTGAACAACTTAAGTATGAATGTCCATAACCAGGAGCAGTTGAAG GTGTACATCCCTTCGGTGATGCAGTTGATCGAGATGTCACCTGTGAACTCTGACCTTCAGCTCGCAGCGCTGAGAATACTCACTAATCTATCAGTTACAGATAATCATCAGCATCTGATGAAGAGTTCCTTCACACTTCTCCTGTCGCTACTCGTAGTGAGCAATGAAGTCCTACAG ATCCAGGTCCTGAAGGTTCTAGTAAACCTTTCGTCAAATCCAGATTTGATGGATGATATTGTACAAGCCCAG GCACCAGCCTCCTTGATTTTGGTGTTTGACAGCTCCACGAGCACTTCTGTTCTTCTGCGCCTCTTATTTTTTGTGGGGAACCTGCAGGCGTGGAGACCCTCCGAGCAGGTTGCAGAAGCTCTGAGGAGGAGACAGGACTCTCTATACTGCGTTCTGCTGGACGGCTCCTCTCAGCTCCACCGCAGGCTGGCTTTGCTCCTCTCCCACCCAGATGAGGAGGTGAAGGCGCAGGTGGCCAGACTCCTTACGTAA